One Denticeps clupeoides chromosome 3, fDenClu1.1, whole genome shotgun sequence DNA window includes the following coding sequences:
- the nrg1 gene encoding pro-neuregulin-1, membrane-bound isoform isoform X13 yields MRLQSASTYKAEELYQKRVLTITGICIALLVVGIMCVVAYCKTKKQRKKLHDRLRQSLRERSAMAGMASGPQIPHPPPESLQLVNQYVSQNAVPAQHVIEKETETSFSTSQCTTSTNQSSMTTHPSSQSWSNGKNESMSSESRSVLVMSSAEGSRQGTPSHRGRLNGTGGTHDLGAYLRNTRDMADSHRNSPYSERYVSAMTTPTRLSPVELLPPGSPLSPPSEVSSAPFSSLAMSVPSMAMSPSGEEERPLLFASPPQLRDKQRMCHSGASQQCSRNSAHYNHGQDDASLPPSPLHIVEDDEYGSTQEYDAVATVTAGTTASQPPLLQSPSYNNKLPNGQPAGKRTKCNGTAASATTPTTALQGGGEVASESISERSSSEESETEDERVGEDTPFLNLQNPLAIGILELSTAALLPADASRTNPALRLSPQDDLQTRLSSVMANQDPIAV; encoded by the exons ATGAGATTGCAGTCTGCAAGCACTTACA AAGCTGAGGAGCTCTATCAGAAACGAGTGTTGACAATAACAGGAATCTGCATTGCGCTTCTAGTGGTTGGAATTATGTGTGTGGTAGCCTACTGCAAAACAAA AAAACAGAGGAAAAAGCTCCACGACCGCCTGAGGCAGAGTCTGCGTGAGCGCAGCGCAATGGCTGGGATGGCCAGTGGCCCTCAGATACCACACCCTCCACCCGAAAGCCTCCAGCTAGTCAAT caaTATGTCTCTCAAAATGCCGTTCCCGCTCAGCATGTTAtagaaaaggaaacagaaacgTCCTTCTCAACAAGCCAGTGCACAACATCCACCAACCAGTCCAGCATGACCACGCACCCGTCCAGCCAGAG CTGGAGTAATGGGAAGAATGAGAGCATGTCGTCTGAGAGCCGCTCTGTCTTGGTGATGTCATCGGCGGAGGGCAGCAGACAGGGCACACCTTCCCACCGGGGACGTCTGAATGGCACAGGCGGCACCCATGATCTTGGCGCTTACCTCAGGAACACAAGGGACATGGCAGATTCACACAGAAACTCTCCCTACAGCGAGAG ATATGTATCTGCCATGACGACTCCAACTCGCCTGTCCCCTGTTGAGCTGTTGCCCCCTGGGTCCCCCTTATCCCCACCCTCTGAGGTGTCATCTGCACCCTTCTCCAGCCTGGCCATGTCGGTGCCATCCATGGCAATGAGTCCCAGTGGCGAGGAGGAGCGGCCCCTCCTCTTCGCCAGCCCTCCACAGCTCCGGGATAAACAGCGTATGTGCCACAGCGGAGCTTCACAGCAGTGCAGCCGTAACTCAGCCCATTACAACCACGGGCAAGACGACGCCAGCTTGCCACCGAGCCCGCTGCACATTGTTGAAGACGACGAGTACGGAAGCACCCAAGAGTACGATGCTGTCGCCACAGTGACTGCAGGTACCACAGCCTCCCAACCACCACTCCTGCAGAGCCCCTCCTACAACAACAAGCTACCCAACGGCCAGCCTGCTGGCAAAAGAACAAAGTGCAATGGCACAGCAGCTAGTGCCACAACCCCGACAACAGCCCTGCAGGGCGGGGGAGAGGTGGCCAGCGAGAGCATCTCGGAGAGGAGCAGTTCGGAGGAGAGCGAGACGGAGGACGAGCGCGTGGGTGAGGACACGCCCTTCCTCAACCTACAGAACCCGCTGGCGATAGGAATTCTGGAGCTGTCCACCGCAGCACTGCTGCCGGCTGATGCCAGCAGGACTAACCccgccctccgcctctcaccgCAGGACGACCTGCAGACCCGGTTATCCAGTGTCATGGCAAATCAAGACCCCATCGCTGTatag
- the nrg1 gene encoding pro-neuregulin-1, membrane-bound isoform isoform X9, with amino-acid sequence MRLSTPTPFTNSTAATSTTPSLKTSSHVARCSDSEKSYCVNGGECFTLELTPGTTKFLCRCPNEFTGDRCQTYVMASFYKHLGIEFMEAEELYQKRVLTITGICIALLVVGIMCVVAYCKTKKQRKKLHDRLRQSLRERSAMAGMASGPQIPHPPPESLQLVNQYVSQNAVPAQHVIEKETETSFSTSQCTTSTNQSSMTTHPSSQSWSNGKNESMSSESRSVLVMSSAEGSRQGTPSHRGRLNGTGGTHDLGAYLRNTRDMADSHRNSPYSERYVSAMTTPTRLSPVELLPPGSPLSPPSEVSSAPFSSLAMSVPSMAMSPSGEEERPLLFASPPQLRDKQRMCHSGASQQCSRNSAHYNHGQDDASLPPSPLHIVEDDEYGSTQEYDAVATVTAGTTASQPPLLQSPSYNNKLPNGQPAGKRTKCNGTAASATTPTTALQGGGEVASESISERSSSEESETEDERVGEDTPFLNLQNPLAIGILELSTAALLPADASRTNPALRLSPQDDLQTRLSSVMANQDPIAV; translated from the exons ATGCGGCTCAGCACACCTACACCTTTTACCAACAGCACAG CTGCCACCAGCACCACACCCTCCCTCAAGACGTCCAGCCACGTGGCTCGATGCAGCGACAGTGAAAAGAGCTACTGCGTGAACGGTGGGGAGTGCTTCACCCTCGAGTTAACTCCGGGCACCACCAAGTTCCTCTGCAG GTGCCCAAATGAATTTACTGGTGATCGCTGTCAAACCTACGTAATGGCCAGCTTTTACA AACATCTTGGGATTGAATTTATGG AAGCTGAGGAGCTCTATCAGAAACGAGTGTTGACAATAACAGGAATCTGCATTGCGCTTCTAGTGGTTGGAATTATGTGTGTGGTAGCCTACTGCAAAACAAA AAAACAGAGGAAAAAGCTCCACGACCGCCTGAGGCAGAGTCTGCGTGAGCGCAGCGCAATGGCTGGGATGGCCAGTGGCCCTCAGATACCACACCCTCCACCCGAAAGCCTCCAGCTAGTCAAT caaTATGTCTCTCAAAATGCCGTTCCCGCTCAGCATGTTAtagaaaaggaaacagaaacgTCCTTCTCAACAAGCCAGTGCACAACATCCACCAACCAGTCCAGCATGACCACGCACCCGTCCAGCCAGAG CTGGAGTAATGGGAAGAATGAGAGCATGTCGTCTGAGAGCCGCTCTGTCTTGGTGATGTCATCGGCGGAGGGCAGCAGACAGGGCACACCTTCCCACCGGGGACGTCTGAATGGCACAGGCGGCACCCATGATCTTGGCGCTTACCTCAGGAACACAAGGGACATGGCAGATTCACACAGAAACTCTCCCTACAGCGAGAG ATATGTATCTGCCATGACGACTCCAACTCGCCTGTCCCCTGTTGAGCTGTTGCCCCCTGGGTCCCCCTTATCCCCACCCTCTGAGGTGTCATCTGCACCCTTCTCCAGCCTGGCCATGTCGGTGCCATCCATGGCAATGAGTCCCAGTGGCGAGGAGGAGCGGCCCCTCCTCTTCGCCAGCCCTCCACAGCTCCGGGATAAACAGCGTATGTGCCACAGCGGAGCTTCACAGCAGTGCAGCCGTAACTCAGCCCATTACAACCACGGGCAAGACGACGCCAGCTTGCCACCGAGCCCGCTGCACATTGTTGAAGACGACGAGTACGGAAGCACCCAAGAGTACGATGCTGTCGCCACAGTGACTGCAGGTACCACAGCCTCCCAACCACCACTCCTGCAGAGCCCCTCCTACAACAACAAGCTACCCAACGGCCAGCCTGCTGGCAAAAGAACAAAGTGCAATGGCACAGCAGCTAGTGCCACAACCCCGACAACAGCCCTGCAGGGCGGGGGAGAGGTGGCCAGCGAGAGCATCTCGGAGAGGAGCAGTTCGGAGGAGAGCGAGACGGAGGACGAGCGCGTGGGTGAGGACACGCCCTTCCTCAACCTACAGAACCCGCTGGCGATAGGAATTCTGGAGCTGTCCACCGCAGCACTGCTGCCGGCTGATGCCAGCAGGACTAACCccgccctccgcctctcaccgCAGGACGACCTGCAGACCCGGTTATCCAGTGTCATGGCAAATCAAGACCCCATCGCTGTatag
- the nrg1 gene encoding pro-neuregulin-1, membrane-bound isoform isoform X12 has protein sequence MSSHSARESDKAKTCPNEFTGDRCQTYVMASFYKAEELYQKRVLTITGICIALLVVGIMCVVAYCKTKKQRKKLHDRLRQSLRERSAMAGMASGPQIPHPPPESLQLVNQYVSQNAVPAQHVIEKETETSFSTSQCTTSTNQSSMTTHPSSQSWSNGKNESMSSESRSVLVMSSAEGSRQGTPSHRGRLNGTGGTHDLGAYLRNTRDMADSHRNSPYSERYVSAMTTPTRLSPVELLPPGSPLSPPSEVSSAPFSSLAMSVPSMAMSPSGEEERPLLFASPPQLRDKQRMCHSGASQQCSRNSAHYNHGQDDASLPPSPLHIVEDDEYGSTQEYDAVATVTAGTTASQPPLLQSPSYNNKLPNGQPAGKRTKCNGTAASATTPTTALQGGGEVASESISERSSSEESETEDERVGEDTPFLNLQNPLAIGILELSTAALLPADASRTNPALRLSPQDDLQTRLSSVMANQDPIAV, from the exons ATGTCAAGCCACAGTGCCCGTGAGAGTGATAAAGCCAAAAC GTGCCCAAATGAATTTACTGGTGATCGCTGTCAAACCTACGTAATGGCCAGCTTTTACA AAGCTGAGGAGCTCTATCAGAAACGAGTGTTGACAATAACAGGAATCTGCATTGCGCTTCTAGTGGTTGGAATTATGTGTGTGGTAGCCTACTGCAAAACAAA AAAACAGAGGAAAAAGCTCCACGACCGCCTGAGGCAGAGTCTGCGTGAGCGCAGCGCAATGGCTGGGATGGCCAGTGGCCCTCAGATACCACACCCTCCACCCGAAAGCCTCCAGCTAGTCAAT caaTATGTCTCTCAAAATGCCGTTCCCGCTCAGCATGTTAtagaaaaggaaacagaaacgTCCTTCTCAACAAGCCAGTGCACAACATCCACCAACCAGTCCAGCATGACCACGCACCCGTCCAGCCAGAG CTGGAGTAATGGGAAGAATGAGAGCATGTCGTCTGAGAGCCGCTCTGTCTTGGTGATGTCATCGGCGGAGGGCAGCAGACAGGGCACACCTTCCCACCGGGGACGTCTGAATGGCACAGGCGGCACCCATGATCTTGGCGCTTACCTCAGGAACACAAGGGACATGGCAGATTCACACAGAAACTCTCCCTACAGCGAGAG ATATGTATCTGCCATGACGACTCCAACTCGCCTGTCCCCTGTTGAGCTGTTGCCCCCTGGGTCCCCCTTATCCCCACCCTCTGAGGTGTCATCTGCACCCTTCTCCAGCCTGGCCATGTCGGTGCCATCCATGGCAATGAGTCCCAGTGGCGAGGAGGAGCGGCCCCTCCTCTTCGCCAGCCCTCCACAGCTCCGGGATAAACAGCGTATGTGCCACAGCGGAGCTTCACAGCAGTGCAGCCGTAACTCAGCCCATTACAACCACGGGCAAGACGACGCCAGCTTGCCACCGAGCCCGCTGCACATTGTTGAAGACGACGAGTACGGAAGCACCCAAGAGTACGATGCTGTCGCCACAGTGACTGCAGGTACCACAGCCTCCCAACCACCACTCCTGCAGAGCCCCTCCTACAACAACAAGCTACCCAACGGCCAGCCTGCTGGCAAAAGAACAAAGTGCAATGGCACAGCAGCTAGTGCCACAACCCCGACAACAGCCCTGCAGGGCGGGGGAGAGGTGGCCAGCGAGAGCATCTCGGAGAGGAGCAGTTCGGAGGAGAGCGAGACGGAGGACGAGCGCGTGGGTGAGGACACGCCCTTCCTCAACCTACAGAACCCGCTGGCGATAGGAATTCTGGAGCTGTCCACCGCAGCACTGCTGCCGGCTGATGCCAGCAGGACTAACCccgccctccgcctctcaccgCAGGACGACCTGCAGACCCGGTTATCCAGTGTCATGGCAAATCAAGACCCCATCGCTGTatag
- the nrg1 gene encoding pro-neuregulin-1, membrane-bound isoform isoform X11, translating to MSSHSARESDKAKTCPNEFTGDRCQTYVMASFYKHLGIEFMAEELYQKRVLTITGICIALLVVGIMCVVAYCKTKKQRKKLHDRLRQSLRERSAMAGMASGPQIPHPPPESLQLVNQYVSQNAVPAQHVIEKETETSFSTSQCTTSTNQSSMTTHPSSQSWSNGKNESMSSESRSVLVMSSAEGSRQGTPSHRGRLNGTGGTHDLGAYLRNTRDMADSHRNSPYSERYVSAMTTPTRLSPVELLPPGSPLSPPSEVSSAPFSSLAMSVPSMAMSPSGEEERPLLFASPPQLRDKQRMCHSGASQQCSRNSAHYNHGQDDASLPPSPLHIVEDDEYGSTQEYDAVATVTAGTTASQPPLLQSPSYNNKLPNGQPAGKRTKCNGTAASATTPTTALQGGGEVASESISERSSSEESETEDERVGEDTPFLNLQNPLAIGILELSTAALLPADASRTNPALRLSPQDDLQTRLSSVMANQDPIAV from the exons ATGTCAAGCCACAGTGCCCGTGAGAGTGATAAAGCCAAAAC GTGCCCAAATGAATTTACTGGTGATCGCTGTCAAACCTACGTAATGGCCAGCTTTTACA AACATCTTGGGATTGAATTTATGG CTGAGGAGCTCTATCAGAAACGAGTGTTGACAATAACAGGAATCTGCATTGCGCTTCTAGTGGTTGGAATTATGTGTGTGGTAGCCTACTGCAAAACAAA AAAACAGAGGAAAAAGCTCCACGACCGCCTGAGGCAGAGTCTGCGTGAGCGCAGCGCAATGGCTGGGATGGCCAGTGGCCCTCAGATACCACACCCTCCACCCGAAAGCCTCCAGCTAGTCAAT caaTATGTCTCTCAAAATGCCGTTCCCGCTCAGCATGTTAtagaaaaggaaacagaaacgTCCTTCTCAACAAGCCAGTGCACAACATCCACCAACCAGTCCAGCATGACCACGCACCCGTCCAGCCAGAG CTGGAGTAATGGGAAGAATGAGAGCATGTCGTCTGAGAGCCGCTCTGTCTTGGTGATGTCATCGGCGGAGGGCAGCAGACAGGGCACACCTTCCCACCGGGGACGTCTGAATGGCACAGGCGGCACCCATGATCTTGGCGCTTACCTCAGGAACACAAGGGACATGGCAGATTCACACAGAAACTCTCCCTACAGCGAGAG ATATGTATCTGCCATGACGACTCCAACTCGCCTGTCCCCTGTTGAGCTGTTGCCCCCTGGGTCCCCCTTATCCCCACCCTCTGAGGTGTCATCTGCACCCTTCTCCAGCCTGGCCATGTCGGTGCCATCCATGGCAATGAGTCCCAGTGGCGAGGAGGAGCGGCCCCTCCTCTTCGCCAGCCCTCCACAGCTCCGGGATAAACAGCGTATGTGCCACAGCGGAGCTTCACAGCAGTGCAGCCGTAACTCAGCCCATTACAACCACGGGCAAGACGACGCCAGCTTGCCACCGAGCCCGCTGCACATTGTTGAAGACGACGAGTACGGAAGCACCCAAGAGTACGATGCTGTCGCCACAGTGACTGCAGGTACCACAGCCTCCCAACCACCACTCCTGCAGAGCCCCTCCTACAACAACAAGCTACCCAACGGCCAGCCTGCTGGCAAAAGAACAAAGTGCAATGGCACAGCAGCTAGTGCCACAACCCCGACAACAGCCCTGCAGGGCGGGGGAGAGGTGGCCAGCGAGAGCATCTCGGAGAGGAGCAGTTCGGAGGAGAGCGAGACGGAGGACGAGCGCGTGGGTGAGGACACGCCCTTCCTCAACCTACAGAACCCGCTGGCGATAGGAATTCTGGAGCTGTCCACCGCAGCACTGCTGCCGGCTGATGCCAGCAGGACTAACCccgccctccgcctctcaccgCAGGACGACCTGCAGACCCGGTTATCCAGTGTCATGGCAAATCAAGACCCCATCGCTGTatag
- the nrg1 gene encoding pro-neuregulin-1, membrane-bound isoform isoform X10, which translates to MSSHSARESDKAKTCPNEFTGDRCQTYVMASFYKHLGIEFMEAEELYQKRVLTITGICIALLVVGIMCVVAYCKTKKQRKKLHDRLRQSLRERSAMAGMASGPQIPHPPPESLQLVNQYVSQNAVPAQHVIEKETETSFSTSQCTTSTNQSSMTTHPSSQSWSNGKNESMSSESRSVLVMSSAEGSRQGTPSHRGRLNGTGGTHDLGAYLRNTRDMADSHRNSPYSERYVSAMTTPTRLSPVELLPPGSPLSPPSEVSSAPFSSLAMSVPSMAMSPSGEEERPLLFASPPQLRDKQRMCHSGASQQCSRNSAHYNHGQDDASLPPSPLHIVEDDEYGSTQEYDAVATVTAGTTASQPPLLQSPSYNNKLPNGQPAGKRTKCNGTAASATTPTTALQGGGEVASESISERSSSEESETEDERVGEDTPFLNLQNPLAIGILELSTAALLPADASRTNPALRLSPQDDLQTRLSSVMANQDPIAV; encoded by the exons ATGTCAAGCCACAGTGCCCGTGAGAGTGATAAAGCCAAAAC GTGCCCAAATGAATTTACTGGTGATCGCTGTCAAACCTACGTAATGGCCAGCTTTTACA AACATCTTGGGATTGAATTTATGG AAGCTGAGGAGCTCTATCAGAAACGAGTGTTGACAATAACAGGAATCTGCATTGCGCTTCTAGTGGTTGGAATTATGTGTGTGGTAGCCTACTGCAAAACAAA AAAACAGAGGAAAAAGCTCCACGACCGCCTGAGGCAGAGTCTGCGTGAGCGCAGCGCAATGGCTGGGATGGCCAGTGGCCCTCAGATACCACACCCTCCACCCGAAAGCCTCCAGCTAGTCAAT caaTATGTCTCTCAAAATGCCGTTCCCGCTCAGCATGTTAtagaaaaggaaacagaaacgTCCTTCTCAACAAGCCAGTGCACAACATCCACCAACCAGTCCAGCATGACCACGCACCCGTCCAGCCAGAG CTGGAGTAATGGGAAGAATGAGAGCATGTCGTCTGAGAGCCGCTCTGTCTTGGTGATGTCATCGGCGGAGGGCAGCAGACAGGGCACACCTTCCCACCGGGGACGTCTGAATGGCACAGGCGGCACCCATGATCTTGGCGCTTACCTCAGGAACACAAGGGACATGGCAGATTCACACAGAAACTCTCCCTACAGCGAGAG ATATGTATCTGCCATGACGACTCCAACTCGCCTGTCCCCTGTTGAGCTGTTGCCCCCTGGGTCCCCCTTATCCCCACCCTCTGAGGTGTCATCTGCACCCTTCTCCAGCCTGGCCATGTCGGTGCCATCCATGGCAATGAGTCCCAGTGGCGAGGAGGAGCGGCCCCTCCTCTTCGCCAGCCCTCCACAGCTCCGGGATAAACAGCGTATGTGCCACAGCGGAGCTTCACAGCAGTGCAGCCGTAACTCAGCCCATTACAACCACGGGCAAGACGACGCCAGCTTGCCACCGAGCCCGCTGCACATTGTTGAAGACGACGAGTACGGAAGCACCCAAGAGTACGATGCTGTCGCCACAGTGACTGCAGGTACCACAGCCTCCCAACCACCACTCCTGCAGAGCCCCTCCTACAACAACAAGCTACCCAACGGCCAGCCTGCTGGCAAAAGAACAAAGTGCAATGGCACAGCAGCTAGTGCCACAACCCCGACAACAGCCCTGCAGGGCGGGGGAGAGGTGGCCAGCGAGAGCATCTCGGAGAGGAGCAGTTCGGAGGAGAGCGAGACGGAGGACGAGCGCGTGGGTGAGGACACGCCCTTCCTCAACCTACAGAACCCGCTGGCGATAGGAATTCTGGAGCTGTCCACCGCAGCACTGCTGCCGGCTGATGCCAGCAGGACTAACCccgccctccgcctctcaccgCAGGACGACCTGCAGACCCGGTTATCCAGTGTCATGGCAAATCAAGACCCCATCGCTGTatag
- the nrg1 gene encoding pro-neuregulin-1, membrane-bound isoform isoform X14 → MCVVAYCKTKKQRKKLHDRLRQSLRERSAMAGMASGPQIPHPPPESLQLVNQYVSQNAVPAQHVIEKETETSFSTSQCTTSTNQSSMTTHPSSQSWSNGKNESMSSESRSVLVMSSAEGSRQGTPSHRGRLNGTGGTHDLGAYLRNTRDMADSHRNSPYSERYVSAMTTPTRLSPVELLPPGSPLSPPSEVSSAPFSSLAMSVPSMAMSPSGEEERPLLFASPPQLRDKQRMCHSGASQQCSRNSAHYNHGQDDASLPPSPLHIVEDDEYGSTQEYDAVATVTAGTTASQPPLLQSPSYNNKLPNGQPAGKRTKCNGTAASATTPTTALQGGGEVASESISERSSSEESETEDERVGEDTPFLNLQNPLAIGILELSTAALLPADASRTNPALRLSPQDDLQTRLSSVMANQDPIAV, encoded by the exons ATGTGTGTGGTAGCCTACTGCAAAACAAA AAAACAGAGGAAAAAGCTCCACGACCGCCTGAGGCAGAGTCTGCGTGAGCGCAGCGCAATGGCTGGGATGGCCAGTGGCCCTCAGATACCACACCCTCCACCCGAAAGCCTCCAGCTAGTCAAT caaTATGTCTCTCAAAATGCCGTTCCCGCTCAGCATGTTAtagaaaaggaaacagaaacgTCCTTCTCAACAAGCCAGTGCACAACATCCACCAACCAGTCCAGCATGACCACGCACCCGTCCAGCCAGAG CTGGAGTAATGGGAAGAATGAGAGCATGTCGTCTGAGAGCCGCTCTGTCTTGGTGATGTCATCGGCGGAGGGCAGCAGACAGGGCACACCTTCCCACCGGGGACGTCTGAATGGCACAGGCGGCACCCATGATCTTGGCGCTTACCTCAGGAACACAAGGGACATGGCAGATTCACACAGAAACTCTCCCTACAGCGAGAG ATATGTATCTGCCATGACGACTCCAACTCGCCTGTCCCCTGTTGAGCTGTTGCCCCCTGGGTCCCCCTTATCCCCACCCTCTGAGGTGTCATCTGCACCCTTCTCCAGCCTGGCCATGTCGGTGCCATCCATGGCAATGAGTCCCAGTGGCGAGGAGGAGCGGCCCCTCCTCTTCGCCAGCCCTCCACAGCTCCGGGATAAACAGCGTATGTGCCACAGCGGAGCTTCACAGCAGTGCAGCCGTAACTCAGCCCATTACAACCACGGGCAAGACGACGCCAGCTTGCCACCGAGCCCGCTGCACATTGTTGAAGACGACGAGTACGGAAGCACCCAAGAGTACGATGCTGTCGCCACAGTGACTGCAGGTACCACAGCCTCCCAACCACCACTCCTGCAGAGCCCCTCCTACAACAACAAGCTACCCAACGGCCAGCCTGCTGGCAAAAGAACAAAGTGCAATGGCACAGCAGCTAGTGCCACAACCCCGACAACAGCCCTGCAGGGCGGGGGAGAGGTGGCCAGCGAGAGCATCTCGGAGAGGAGCAGTTCGGAGGAGAGCGAGACGGAGGACGAGCGCGTGGGTGAGGACACGCCCTTCCTCAACCTACAGAACCCGCTGGCGATAGGAATTCTGGAGCTGTCCACCGCAGCACTGCTGCCGGCTGATGCCAGCAGGACTAACCccgccctccgcctctcaccgCAGGACGACCTGCAGACCCGGTTATCCAGTGTCATGGCAAATCAAGACCCCATCGCTGTatag